TTTTTCACTCTCATCCTGAAACAtccacaatttaaaaatactgaaaacaatgGGAAACtgtggaaaagaaaattaaaaaatttttaaaaggtaccaagatttctttgttgtccaagaactttaaatactttttaaatatttaaatattaaatatttgcaaaagTTTTCCAATACCACCACTCACAGAAAATGCAGAAATCATGTTTTCATACCGTTTCTGTGCTTCCTGTTTTGAACAGCACACCTCACAGTAGTATTTGTGCTCTGCACACAGTGTTTCTGTGTTACTAAACCCACGCAGGCAACTCGTTATAGAGGTATTTTGCTCCACATCCACTGAGAGATCAAGAAAGTCTTCATCCTTACTACTgacctgaaaaaaattcttaaagtcaGAGTCTAGAAAATTGGATCTATTAACTGTAGATGTACTAGTGCAAACCTCTCATATTTGCAATAaattccctctttctctctcaaaatCACACACACTGGTTATCATGACCATTAAAGACATACATGTTTTTGCTGTTTCAAGTACATTAAAAACTATGAATCTTAAGCTTTAACAGCAATGCCATGAGCTATGTTGCACGTCTTTCGTATTAAATCTCATTACATGGGAGCTACATCATTGCTAAGTATGACCAAAGTACACACTGTACCGTTTCACAGTTCAAACATCGAGTCTCATTTGTAAGTGTTCCTTGAAATATCTCATGCACCCAGGTTGGGTCAGGTTTGACAGTAGGGTtatctgctgttgctgctgccttgctgctactttttttttccgcTGAAATGTAAGATTTCATTTGTGATTTTCCTGTCACAAAACTAGCAAACCTTACAAAATTCCCATATAGATTACTAATTTCAAACTACTTGTGGCCTTTCTGTCAGATAACTGCAGTCTCAAGGGACAAGTAACTCTCCAATATTGTGGCAATCTTCTTAGaaacatttgctgttttttaatCTATTGAATTaccttctcaaaaaaaaaaaaacaccctgtAGATcaggcggggggggggggtttggtgttttacgccatgccagcaactatggctatattacggcaagcagccagccctgtaaacagatgccacgtgcagagaaagaacaacatgcccgagacgagaaatgaactctgggcagccaaccttcactgtattggtgacaggcgctaacagcgctaaccgttgcgccaccagaccgctGATCAGGCAGGGGTATTAGGAGAAATGACACCAGACTTTAATTAAGATGTACTCTGAAtgcaaaaaactatttttaaatgactaatAGTTTACTATAAAATGCTAATACCCAAAACTGTCAATAATTCTGTCCAGCCTGCTAGTTTTAAACACCAGCACTCTTACCATCATTTTGAAAACAGGAACCATGGTTCCCATGACTTCACTAACATAAACCAGCCTTCATGGTTATTCTGTACCTTTCTGTACCCAACCCAGTTAAATCAATCTAGTTGTGCTTccctaatgtttttttttttttaaaaaccaacatTGGGTAAAAACAGTGTTTTATTGACCTGATAGAATCGTTagatttagttttattttcttaggcTTCCTTCTAATTAGTCTGGTTATCAACTTACTAAGgacacattaaaaaagaaagtgaaaaacataACAATGAAACCCTTTTATATTCTGCTTatcttcttttgctttctctgtCATGGAAAATATGGCTTCTTTGACAATTTTGTGCCTTTctcaaaaaatactttcatttgcTGAATCACTGAATGACATCTGCCCTTTAGGTGAACATATATTTAAGAAGTTTTAAATGATTCATTCAGGATGGTTGCCTAAATGTTAAAAACTGTGTTTTGATACTATAATATGATGTTAACTTATAATGCTCTGATGATGCTACTTTGACAGCATATAGTATATGTCCTatcataacttttaaaatattgaaggaCCAGCATATCCCAACCCACCTTGAAGGAGGTCAGCAACAGTGTTCAGCAAGTAGTTGAGAAATTCATGGGCATCTTGCTGCATGTAATTGTCAAACAGCTCTGAAACACACAACTGCATGCTTTCAAAGAAGTGGAAATCTGGGTAACTTACCACTTTAAAATTCATAATGCAACAAAGTTCTGACACCCATCACAGACTGAGTCACATGTAAAGCTGATTATACAATTTCATAATAGTGTACTAAGTCAATGACTTGTTCTCAGTTGTTGCAAAAAGTATTTGCCCACATACTAATTTCAGTTTGAAACAATAATTTGCAGGCAGtgttctaaacatttttatctcccTAAAGTTCATGCAGCTTATATACGCTTTTTCATCAGCTTCAGAAAAGTCAAAGCAGATGTGCATGTAATACTGCCATTACTGAAACTTTTTAACTAGAAATTTGAAGTTTAAAAACTGTGATAAGATACTACACAAATTACATACCATTTTCTTTTCGAAGGCGAGTAATAAACTTTTTGGGGGCAATTGTAccaactttctttttctgagtAGCAATGCTGTAAAAGAGGTCTGCAAGGCAAGTAAGAAGTGActctttcttctgatttttctgctgctgcttgtaCTGTAGGACCTTCTCACGAAAGCCACGACAAAAGTACAATGCCTGAAGTACTGAGTTGCAATAGCATGTGTTGCCAAACTGGAAACAAAtccataaaattaaataaacccTGAACCTGAATATCTCTGTTCTTCCTCCTTATACAAGAACCTCTTTTATTAGCTCCCAATCACTCTCTCAAACCCCTCACACATGTCTATCCATCTACAATTTACAATTATTGCCACCAAATTCTGTATATAGGTGATTGGTTACACACTATGGAGGGTGAGAAAAtggggaggaaaccagagtacctgTAGAAAAAATCCTAACAGCtggccctgcaaacaggtgtcacatacaaagaGTTCCTAGGACAAGATCTGAACGAAGTGGTGACAGTTGAGTGTTTTCTGATGTACAGGTTACCTTGCTTTATATGCTGATTAGATACAAGGTGACtaatgttcttttttcaaaatgatataGCCATGAATGATCCTCAGAACACATGTTTCTAAGCTACATGAAAAGGTTTGGACATTATTTGTGTGCTATTTT
This is a stretch of genomic DNA from Pomacea canaliculata isolate SZHN2017 linkage group LG3, ASM307304v1, whole genome shotgun sequence. It encodes these proteins:
- the LOC112560156 gene encoding ubiquitin carboxyl-terminal hydrolase 46-like isoform X2; translation: MGANASQLEKEIGSEQFPANEHYFGLVNFGNTCYCNSVLQALYFCRGFREKVLQYKQQQKNQKKESLLTCLADLFYSIATQKKKVGTIAPKKFITRLRKENELFDNYMQQDAHEFLNYLLNTVADLLQAEKKSSSKAAATADNPTVKPDPTWVHEIFQGTLTNETRCLNCETVSSKDEDFLDLSVDVEQNTSITSCLRGFSNTETLCAEHKYYCEVCCSKQEAQKRMRVKKLPQILALHLKRFKYMEHLNRYIKVSYRVVFPLELRLFNTSDDAFNPERLYDLVAVVVHCGSGPNRGHYISIVKSHGFWLLFDDDIVDKIDASQIEEFYGIPSDMQKNSESGYILFYQSLLTAEKT
- the LOC112560156 gene encoding ubiquitin carboxyl-terminal hydrolase 46-like isoform X1 translates to MGANASQLEKEIGSEQFPANEHYFGLVNFGNTCYCNSVLQALYFCRGFREKVLQYKQQQKNQKKESLLTCLADLFYSIATQKKKVGTIAPKKFITRLRKENELFDNYMQQDAHEFLNYLLNTVADLLQAEKKSSSKAAATADNPTVKPDPTWVHEIFQGTLTNETRCLNCETVSSKDEDFLDLSVDVEQNTSITSCLRGFSNTETLCAEHKYYCEVCCSKQEAQKRMRVKKLPQILALHLKRFKYMEHLNRYIKVSYRVVFPLELRLFNTSDDAFNPERLYDLVAVVVHCGSGPNRGHYISIVKSHGFWLLFDDDIVDKIDASQIEEFYGIPSDMQKNSESGYILFYQSHVPERKGSRTLQGLRQAQTSQERLVQDYAIQSILFNTPFVEMT